The following nucleotide sequence is from Zea mays cultivar B73 chromosome 1, Zm-B73-REFERENCE-NAM-5.0, whole genome shotgun sequence.
TTCGAAGCCCACCCAAACCTCAGCTCAAAGTAGGCCTTTCCGCACCAGAATCTCGCAGGTTCCGATCAACCCAGGCCCCCCACCTGAGTTTATTCTTGGTCTTGGTGCTGTTGACGTCAAACTTTTTCTGGACTTGTAATCATTTATTCACCTTTTCTAAAGTTTTTTTTTTGTGTAACACCGCTTAATTAATATATCAGAGTCGTTATAAAAAAAACACTGCCACCTGATTGCCCATGGAAATGGGATATAGCACGGTCGGACAATCAATAATAATGATCCATGACTTCATATATAACAGTCCTTTAGGTTAATTTCAATTAAAGAAGGATAAGGACATGAAGGGAAAAGAGGGCGAACCGAGATTGTCGAGCTCGATGACGTGGGGCTGCACACCGATCCGCTTGAAGAGTGACTTCACCTCCATGGAATATCTGCCGACGTTGAGCAGGTCATGGAACAAGTCAATCAAATGAGGTGAAGGCAAATCGAAGCTAACGAATCAATCTTAGGTTTGGTTCAGTTGGGGCTATTAATCTTACGAGCACCATGACTTAGAGTAGATGACAACGGGGTTATCGGCCACCGTCTTCTTGACGGAATCCTCCATCCGCGAACCGAAGGAAGAGTCCGGTGAtggagaggaggaggaggcccTGGCGGAGACGGCCTTGGTGCGACGTGCGGCGAGGGACAGGCTGGGACGATATAGCAAAGAGGGGAGAGAAAGGGGAAGGCCAAGGGTGGCCTTGGGAAGGCGGCAGAGGGTCATGCCCGACTGCGGCGGCGGCATCTGAGCCGGCGGTGGTGGCGGCGGAATCTCTCTCGAGTCCTCTCGTTTGCGTGTCTGTCTCTTCCGGCCACAACACGACTGGAGATGACAATGGGTAAAAACCCGCCGGTATTAATTGCCCAAATCCACACCCACGAAAAAAATACGCCTGCTAAAAAACTCATACCCATGACGGatataaaattttgcccaaatCCATACACATGCGGGTTTTGGGTACCCAACGAGTTTctcatacccactaacatcaacataaaaataattcatcatataaatgacaatcaatacattaataagctagcataaaagaaacaagtgataactaattttagcctaaaatttgttacatgaagtttatttcaattagaacatattcaattaataatattatgagacatatgttgggggccttcggctttcgaaggtcctcaaaaatatgatttaacaatgtttctggagtatgatacacgaacaggtaccttcggacttaaaacaaaactacagtgtgaagaagcacaaataatacgaaggatggcgcaaagccgaagctatgcgcaggggagctttggcgttgtcggcgtttcgagaccgggggtccctgggccgacgagtgaaatgtcgccgcgtgccccagcccagataggtcggcgcgagacggagcgcgaagggggaaaaagGACAGCCGGAAcgagagagggaggtggaaatcccgcggccttcgtgtttgtcccgcgcccaggtcgggtgcgcttccagtagggggttacaagcatccacgcgggagggggagcgagcggcctcacgcgagcgcctgtcccgtcttcttccccgcgcggccaaccttctgtaagagggccctggtccttccttttataggcgtaaggagaggatccaggtgtacaatggggggtgtagcagagtgttgcgtgtctagcggaggagagctagcgccctaagtacatgccatcgtggcagccggagaggttttggcacccgattcgtgtggtgtcgtggtcgtcggaggagcgctggagcctggcggagggacaactgtcggggctgtcgagtccttgctgacgtcctcttgcttccgtaagggggctgagagccgccgtcgtcagggagcgtgcggggcgccatcattacttatctggcggagtgagccagatgggacgccggcctTGTTCCCCGCAgcttgagtcagcttggggtagggtaatgatggcgcctctcgttgacgtggtcggtccgtgccctaggttgggcgatgtggaggctcctccgaggtcgaggtcgagtctgtcttccgaggccgaggtcgagtccgagcccctgggtcgggcgaggcggagaccgtcggctgaggccagggctgagtccgagccctggggtcgggcgaagcggagttcgtcgtcttccggggttgagcccgagttcgagccctgggtcgggcggagcggagttcgccgtcttctggggcttagcccgagtccgagccctgggtcgggcggagcggagttcgccgtcttccggggcttagcccgagtccgagccctgggtcgggaggagcggagttcg
It contains:
- the LOC100282211 gene encoding Grx_S12 - glutaredoxin subgroup I; protein product: MPPPQSGMTLCRLPKATLGLPLSLPSLLYRPSLSLAARRTKAVSARASSSSPSPDSSFGSRMEDSVKKTVADNPVVIYSKSWCSYSMEVKSLFKRIGVQPHVIELDNLGAQGPQLQKVLERLTGQSTVPNVFIGGKHVGGCTDTVKLYRKGELASMLSDLDINIDNS